The sequence ATCGAGGGCACCGACATCGCCTCCTGCTCCGAGCGCGACCTCTACGAGATCCGCAAGCTCTTCGGCGTGCTGTTCCAGGACGGCGCGATGTTCGGCTCGATGAACCTCTACGACAACGTCGCCTTCCCGCTGCGTGAGCACACCAAGAAGGGCGAGTCGGAGATCCGCGACATCGTCATGGAGAAGATGGACCTGGTGGGCCTCCTCGGTGCGGAGGACAAGCTGCCCGGTGAGATCTCCGGCGGTATGCGCAAGCGCGCCGGCCTGGCCCGTGCACTGGTCCTGGACCCGGAGATCGTGCTGTTCGACGAGCCCGACTCCGGCCTGGACCCGGTCCGCACCAGCTTCCTCAACCAGCTGATCGTGGACCTGAACGCACAGATCGACGCGACGTTCCTCATCGTCACCCACGACATCAACACCGCCCGCACGGTGCCAGACAACATCGGCCTGCTCTACCACAAGCACCTGGCGATGTTCGGTCACCGCGAGCAGCTCCTCAGCTCCGACGAGCCGGTGGTGCGGCAGTTCCTCAACGCGCAGAAGATCGGCCCGATCGGCATGTCCGAGGAGAAGGACGCCGACGAGCTCGCTGCCGAGGGCGACCAGGAGATGCCGCCGTTGCCCCCGATCGCACTGCAGCTGGAGCCCTCCAACGGCATCCCGCGCAAGGGCCAGCGCCCGCCGGGCGAGTGGTGCCGCGAGCACGGCGTGACGCCTCCGCCGGGATCCTTCACCCCCGAGGCCGCCACGGCGGCAGTGGGCTGAGGGAGGCTCCACTTCCGTGTCCCAGATGGCGACCCGCGTCCTGGCCCCGGTCGGGACCGCGGGCAAGCTCTTCGCCTTCGGCCTCGACGTCGGCCGTGGGCTGTTCCGGCGACCCTTCCAGCTGCGTGAGTTCCTGCAGCAGGCCTGGTTCATCGCCTCGGTCACCATCGTCCCCACCGCGCTGGTCGCGATCCCGTTCGGTGCGGTCATCGCTCTCCAGGTGGGTGGCCTGATCAAGCAGTTCGGCGCCCAGTCCTTCACCGGTTCGGCGTCGGTGCTGGCGGTGATCCAGCAGGCCGGCCCGATCGCGACCGCGCTGCTGATCGCGGGCGCCGGCGGGTCGGCGATCGCCGCGGACCTCGGTGCCCGCAAGATCCGTGAAGAGCTCGACGCCATGATGGTGCTCGGCATCGACCCGATCCAGCGCCTCGTCGTGCCCCGCGTGCTGGCCGCGATGCTGGTGGCCGTCTTCCTCAACGGCATGGTCAGCGTCGTCGGCGTCGCGGGCGGCTACGTCTTCAACGTGATCCTGCAGGACGGCACGCCGGGCGCCTACATGGCCAGCTTCACCGCGCTCGCCCAGATCCCCGACGTGTGGATCGGCATGGTCAAGGCACTGATCTTCGGTCTCATCGCCGCCATCGTCGCCGCCTTCAAGGGCATGAACGCCGGTGGCGGTCCCAAGGGCGTCGGCGACGCGGTCAATGAGTCGGTCGTCATCACCTTCCTGCTGCTCTTCGTGGTCAATTTCGTCCTCAGCACGATCTACCTCGAGCTCGTCCCGCCGAAGGTCGGCTGAGCCATGGCGAACGTGAAGGCGATCTACGAGCGGCCGCTGAAGGGTCTGGACACCCTCGGCCAGGAGCTCTCGTTCTACATCAAGGTCCTCATGGCGCTGCCCCGCTCGGTGCGGCGCTACCCCAAGGAGATCCTGCGGATCCTCGCCGAGGTGACGCTCGGGTCGGGCGCGCTCGCCGTGATCGGCGGCACCGTCGGCGTCATCGTCGGCATGACCTTCTTCACCGGTGCCCAGGTCGGGCTGTCGGGGTACGCCGCGCTGGACCAGCTGGGCACGGCGGCACTGTCGGGCTTCGTCTCGGCCTACTTCAACACCCGCGAGATCGCGCCCCTGGTCGCCGGCATCGCACTGGCCGCGACCGTCGGCTGCGGCTTCACCGCCCAGCTGGGCGCGATGCGCATCTCCGAGGAGGTCGACGCGGTCGAGGTGATGGCGATCCCGTCGATGCCGTTCCTGGTGGCCACGCGCGTGATCGGCGGCCTCATCGCGATCGTGCCGCTCTACGTCGTCGGCCTGCTCTCCTCCTACATGGCCAGTCGCCTGGTGGTGGTGCAGTTCTACGGCCAGTCGACGGGCACCTATGACCATTACTTCTACCAATTCCTGCCACCGGGCGACGTCCTGTGGTCCTTCGGCAAGGTGTTGGTCTTCGCGGTCGTGGTGATCCTGATCCACTGCTACCACGGCTACACCGCGAGCGGCGGTCCTGCGGGCGTGGGCGTCGCGGTGGGACGCGCGGTGCGCACCAGTATCGTCGCGATCAACGTCATCGACCTGTTCTTGTCGATGGCCATCTGGGGCACGACGACGACGGTCAGGCTGGCGGGGTGATGCGCTGATGATCCACCGGTTGCTGACCTTCCACAAGGCGCTGGGCGTCGTGTTCATCGCGCTGCTGCTGCTCGGGGTGTGGGCCTCCTACGGCATCTTCACCAAGAAGTTCGCCGAGTACGAGGAGATCACCCTCCAGGCCGGTTCGATCGGCCTGCAGCTGCCCGCGCGGGCCGACGTGAAGGTGCGCGGCGTCATCGTCGGCGAGGTGCTGGAGATGGACCCCGGCGGCGCCGACGACGCGATGCTCACGCTGGGCATCTACCCCGACGAGCTCGACACCATCCCCGCCGGGGTCACCGGCGCGATCGTGCCCAAGACGCTCTTCGGCGAGAAGTACGTCTCCTTGAAGATCCCCGACGGCACCGACACCAGCGGCCCGGCGATCCGGGCCGGTGCGGTGATCGACGAGACCGAGCTGGCCGTCGAGGTCGAGCAGGTGCTCACCGACATCTACCCGCTGCTGCGCGCGGTGCGGCCGGCCGACCTGAACGTCACGCTGACCGCCCTGGCGACCGCGCTGGAGGGCCGCGGCGAGGCGCTCGGCGAGAACCTCACGCGGCTGGACTCCTACCTGAAGCGCTTCAACCCGCAGATCCCGGCGCTGCTGGAGGACCTGCGACTGACCGCGGAGACGTCCGACATCTACGCCGACATCCTCCCCGAGGTCGCGACCATCCTGGACAACACGGTGAAGACGACCCAGACGCTGGAGGGACGCGAGGGCGTGCTCAACCAGTTCCTGCGCGACACCGACTCCTTCGCCTCGACCGCCCGCGGGTTCCTGGACCGCAACGGCGACCTCATCGAGCGGTTCGGCAACCTCAGCGTCCGTCAGCTGCGGTTGCTCAGCAAGTACTCGCCGATCTTCCCCTGCGTCACCGAGGGCCTGGTCGGGGCCAGCGATCGCCTGAGCGAGGCGTTCCGCGGCTACGAGCTGCACATCATCCTCGAGCCGCTGCCCAACCAGCCCCGCAAGTGGACCCCGCAGGACCAGCAGCGATTCGCCGACACCCGGGGGCCGGACTGCGCCGAGCTGCCCAACCCGCCCTTCAGCCAGGAGGGCGACAACTTCCGCAAGTCGGTGCCGGACTTCAACGACGGCGTCGACGAGCCCACCGGCAAGGGCACCCAGCGCGTGGCACCCGGGTTCTCCGAGGGGTACACGGGCACCGGCGAGGACATGGACGTCCTGCGCTCGCTGCTTGAGGAGCACTACGACGTCCCCGGCAGCGACCTCGGTGTCGCCTTGGCGGGGCCACTGGCGACAGGAGGTGACCGCTGATGGCACGCATGGACAAGGAGACCACCTTCGACCTCGTCCGGCTGGTGATCTTCGGCGTCGTCACCACGCTGTTCACCGGGCTGCTGGTGATGACCATCGGCAACCTCTCCTTCGGTGCCACGCTCTCCTACCGGGCGCAGTTCTCCGACGTGACCGGCGTCGTCGAGGGCGACGACGTGCGCATCGCCGGGGTGAAGGTCGGCTCGGTGGAGGACATCGAGATCATCGAGGGCAACCGGGCCCGACTGACGTTCACCGTCGACGAGGACAAGCGGCTCGCCACGAGCACGCAGGTGAAGATCCGCTACCGCAACCTCGTGGGACAGCGCTACCTCGCGCTGACCCAGACCGCCGACGGCGGCGACGACCTGGCCGAGGGCGACGAGATCCCCATCGACCGCACCGAGCCGGCGCTGGACCTGACCAAGCTCTTCAACGGGTTCAAGCCGCTCTTCGAGGCGCTCACCCCCGACGACATCAACCGGCTCTCCTTCGAGGTCGTCCAGGTCTTCCAGGGCGAGAGCGGCACGGTCGAGAGCCTGCTCGCGACCACCGCCTCGGTGACCCAGACCCTGGCCAACCGGGACGCCCTGATCGGCGACCTGCTCGACAACCTCGACTACGCGCTGGACCACATCGCCGACCGCGAGCGCGAGCTCACCGACACCATCCAGAGCTTCCGCACCCTCGTCGGGGGGCTGAAGCAGGACCGTCGGGCGATCCTGGACTCGCTGGACGGGATCTCCGAGCTCTCCGTCGAGACCGCCGACCTGCTCCAGGGCCTCCGGGCGCCGTTGGTGCGCGACATCAAGGAGCTGCGCAGCGTCGCGACCAACCTGGACAACAACAAGGCCGAGGTCGACCGGGCGCTGCAGGTGCTGCCGATCAAGCTCAACAAGATCGGTCGCACCGCCACCTACGGCTCCTGGTTCAACTTCTACCTGTGCAACTTCTCCGCCTCGGTGAAGCTCAGCGGCGACAACCTCATCCCGCCCATCAACTACCAGACCTACAACGGCAACGACGACCACCGTTGCGAGCTGCCGTGAGGTGCCGATGAAACCCTTCCGCGAACGCAACCCCGTGGTGATCGGGGCGATCAGCATCTCGGTGCTCGCGATGCTGCTGCTCGCCGCCTTCCGCGCCGGTGACCTGCCGCTCATCGGCGGCGGGGACACCTACTACGCCAACTTCACCGAGGCCGGCGGGCTCTCGGTCGGCGACCCCGTGCGCCTGGCCGGTGTCCGGGTCGGCGAGGTGGACACGATCGAGCTCGCCAGCGGCGAGGTGAAGGTGGGCTTCAAGGTCGACACCGACGCCCAGCTCGGCGACCGTCCCGAGGCCGACATCCGGGTGCAGACGATCCTGGGCCAGATGTTCGTCGCCCTGGTCCCCGCCGGGGAGGGTGAGTTCGCCGAGGGCGAGACGATCCCCTCCGAGCGCACGCGGTCGCCGTACAACGTCATCGACGCCTTCGAGGGCCTCGCCGAGACCTCCGAGGGCATCGACACCGACCAGCTGACCGAGGCGCTGACGACGCTGTCGGACCTCACGCGCAACACTCCGGACGAGTTCCGTGACGCGCTCAACGGGCTGTCGGCGCTGTCGGAGACGGTCGTGAAGCGCGACGCCGAGCTCAACTCGCTGCTGCAGAACACCCAGCGCGTGTCCCGCGTGCTCGACGAGCGCGACGAGGACATCATCGCCCTCATGGACGACGCGCGCGTCCTGTTCGAGGCCCTGGTCAGCCGGCGCGACGCGGTGCACGACCTCCTCGTGTCGGCGACCACGCTCAGCCGCGAGCTCAAGACGTTCGTGCGCGAGAGCCGCGCCGACCTCCGGCCGGCGCTGCAGCGGCTGGAGAGCGTCGTGGACGTGCTGAACAAGAACCAGGACAACCTCGACAACAGCCTGCGCCTGGCCGCGCCGTTCGCGCGGGTCTTCGCCAACACGCTCGGCACCGGGCCGTGGTTCGACACCTTCGTGTCGAACCTGCCGCCGGTGCCCGGGGGGAGGAGCCAGGAATGATGCGGACCATCAGCAAGTTCCTCCCCATCGCGGTCGTGCTCGCCCTGGTCGCGGCCGGCGTGCTGTGGATGGTGGGTAGCAACGGCGACACCAAGCTGGTGACGGCGTACTTCCCCCGCACCGTCTCGGTCTACGAGGGCAGCGACGTGCGGGTCCTCGGCGTCGCGGTCGGCACGGTCGACTCCGTCGTGCCCGAGGGCACCAAGGTCCGCGTCGAGATGCGCTACGACAGCGAGGTCGAGGTGCCGATGGACGCCAAGGCGGTCATCATCTCGCCCTCGGTCGTGGGTGACCGCTACATCCAGCTCACCCCGGCCTACGAGTCCGGTGAGGTGCTGCCGGACAACACCGTCCTCGACACCCAGCGCACCTCGGTGCCACTGGAGCTGGACGAGATCTACCAGAGCATCGACGACCTCGTGGTGGCGCTCGGTCCCCAGGGGGCCAACCAGGACGGTGCATTGACCGACCTGCTGCAGACCACCGCGGAGAACTTCGGTGGCCAGGGTGCGCAGTTCCGAGAGACGATCGAGGACTTCGGCCAGCTGAGCAAGACCTTGGACGACAACAAGGACGAGCTCTTCGGGTCCGTGCGCCAGCTCAACAACTTCGTCCGCACGCTGGCCGAGAACGACGGCACGGTGCGTGACTTCAACACCGAGTTGGGCAACATCTCCACGGTGCTCGCCGACGAGCGGCAGGAGCTGACCACGGCCCTCGCCGAGCTCGGCACCGCGCTGCAGGTCGTGGGCGACTTCGTCGACGAGAACAAGCAGCTGCTGGGCCGCAACATCAAGAAGGTCGGTCGCGTCACCGACACCCTGGTGAAGCGACGCGCGCAGCTGGACGAGCTCCTCGAGGTCGCTCCGCTGGCGTACAACAACCTGGCGCACACCTACAACCCGCAGACCGGCACGCTGGACACCAACGCCAACGTCGCCCAGCTGCTGGGCAACCTGCAGGACGACCCGGCGCTGGTGCTGTGCACGTTGCTGGGCAACGCCGACAACAACGGCAACCTGTGCGACCTGTTCAAGACGATCCTGCCCCGCAGTGGTCCGTTCGGAGCGGGCACGGGCTCGCGAGCCGATGCGACCTATGACCCGACGCTGAGCGGGGTGGTGCCGCAATGAGGAACCGTCTGCGCAGGATCCGCGTCCTCGTCGCGGTGCTGTTCTCCACCCTGCTCCTGACCGGCTGCGAGTTCGACGTCTACTCGCTCCCGCTGCCGGGCGGTGCGGACGTGGGGGAGGACCCGATCACCGTCACCGTGGAGTTCAATGACGTGCTGGACCTCGTCCCGCAGTCCTCGGTGAAGTACAACGAGGTCGACATCGGACGCGTGACCGACGTCGAGCTCGGCGGCGAGGACGGGCGCACCGCCCGGGTCACGCTGCTGGTGCGCAACGACACCGGCCTGCCCGCCAACGCGCGGGCCAACATCCGCCAGACCAGCCTGCTGGGGGAGAAGTTCGTCTCCTTCGCCGATCCCACGCAGGAGTCGGCGAGCGGCGAGCTCGCCGACGGCGACCTCGTCCCGCTGGCCCGCACCGGCCGCAACCCCGAGGTCGAGGAGGTGCTCGGTGCGCTGAGCCTGATCCTCAACGGCGGTGGCGTCGCGCAGCTGCGCACGATCGCCAAGGAGGTCAACCTCGCCCTGGAGGGGCGCGAGGAGAACGTGAAGTCGGCGCTGCGCCAGGTCCGTGACCTGATGAGCCAGCTCGACCAGCGCAAGGGCGACATCATCGACGCGCTGGAGTCGGTCAACCGGCTCGCCAAGCAGGTGCGCGCCCAGCAGGACAGCATCGACCTCGCCCTGGAGGAGCTGCCCAGCGCCGTGCTGTCGCTGGACCGCCAGCGGGAGGACCTGGTCTCCATGCTGCAGGGACTCAACCGGCTCGGCGACGTCGGCGTCCGGGTGATCCGGCAGACCGAGGACGTCACCATCGAGTCGCTCGAGCAGCTCTTCCCGGTGCTCAACCAGCTCTCGAACTCCGGTGACAACCTCGCCAACTCCATCGAGGCGCTCGTATTCCCGTTCATCGACGCCGCCGTGGGCCGCGACCCGCAGGTGGCCCGCAACCTGCACATGGGCGACTACGTGAACCTCGACGCCGAGCTCGAGATCGACCTGGCCAACCCGCAGCTGCCGACGATCTGCCTGGAGCCGATCAATGACGCGCTGCCGTGTGACGAGGTCATCGGCCCGATCTTCAACTGCATCGAGGAGGGCCTCAACGACCCCTCGGCCTGCACCAGCCTGCCGCAGGAGATCCTGCAGGGCGTGGCCGGTGACCAGCTCTGCCAGACGCTCCAGCTGCCCGTCGTCTGTGGTGGCAACACCGGTGGCGGCGGCAACGGTGGCGGCGGCAACGGCGGTGGTGGCACCGGCGGCGGTGGCACCGGCGGCAACGGCGGCGGCCTGCTGCCCAACCTGGGCAACGGCGGCACCTCGCCGCTCGACGGGCTGCTGCGCGCTCCGCTCCAGTCAGGAGGTGGCCGATGATCACCCGGCGCACGAAGGTCCAGCTGCTGGTCTTCGTCATCATCACCGTGCTCGGCGTGACCTACGTCGGCGCGAAGTACGCCCAGCTCGACCGCCTGATCCTCGACCGGTCCTACGACGTGGTGGCGAAGTTCGAGGAGTCCGGCGGCATCTTCGTCGGCGGCGAGGTCACCTACCGCGGCGTCCGCGTCGGCCAGGTCACCGACATGCAGGTCACCGACGAGGGCGTCGACGTCGTGCTGCGCATCGACAACGAGTGGGACGCGATCCCCTCCGACGCGCGGGCACTGGTCGGCAACCGCTCCGCCATCGGTGAGCAGTACGTCGAGATCCAGCCGACCGTCGACGACGGGCCGTTCCTCGAGGACGGGTCGGAGATCCTGGTCACCGAGACCCCGATCCGCACCGAGAAGCTGCTCGCCGACATCTCCCAGACCGTCTCCGACGTCGACCAGGAAGCGCTGCGCACCACCGTGAGCGAGCTGGGCGTCGCCTTCGACGGCACGGGGGAGGACCTCCAGCAGATCATCGACACCGGCAACTCCTTCATCGAGGCCGCCGACGAGAACTTCGACGTCACCACCGAGCTGATCCGCAACGCCAACACCGTGCTCAACGGCCAGGTGGACAGCGAGAGCTCGCTGCGCACCTTCGCCGACCAGCTCTCGCTGTTCAGCACCGCGCTGGCCGACGCCGATCCGGACCTGCGTCGCCTCATCGACACCGGGTCCTTCTCGGTCAACCAGTTGCGCGCCTTCCTGGAGGCCAACGAGGTCCCGCTCCAGGAGCTGCTGCAGGACCTGGTCACCACCGGCCAGGTCGTGGTGCGCCACCTGCCGGCCATCGAGCAGGCACTGATCGTGTTCCCCTACGTCGTGGAGGGGGCGTGGAGCGTGGTCGCCAAGGACGACGACAACCTCTACGACGCCCACTTCGGGCTGATCCTCAGCGACAGCCACCCCTGCACCGAGGGGTACGAGAGCACCCAGAAGCGGACGCCGTTCCAGGGCGAGGACCTGGCCCTGAACACCGACGCCCGGTGCACCGCCCCGCCCAGCACGAACTCCCGCGGGGCGCAGAACCTGCCGCGGGTCGCGCCCGACCTCGACGGTCCGGACCCCGAGAGCGTCATCGGCAGCTTCGACGTCGACAGCGGCGAGTTCGCCTGGGGTGAGCAGCAGTCCACCTCCTTGCCCCGGACCGGTAGCGTTGCGCCGCCGGACGGGCTCGGAAAGGACGCGTGGAAGTGGCTGTACCTCCAACCTCTCCTGGACAGTCAGGAGTGAGCGGGCCCGCCGCACGACGGGTCGCCCCGCTGTGGTGGGTGCTGTCCACACTGGTGTTCCTCGTCGTCGCCTGCCTGGTCTTCGTCGGCTGGGTCTACCTCGACCGCGCCGGTGAGGGCGGCATCGGCGCCCGCACCGAGGCGCTGCGTGCCGACACCGTCGACGCCGCCCAGGTGCGTTCCGACGCCCGGCAGCGAGCCACCGAGTTCGTGGAGGAGTTCTTCACATACGGGCCCGACGACCTGGACGACCAGGGCAGCCTCGCGGGCTTCAAGGACCGCATCCGACCGCTGATGTCGGCGAAGTTCCGCACCGCCCTGGACCAGCGCCTGCTCCAGATCGAGGGAATCGTCGCGCAGTACGAGGTCCGCAGCGCCGGCACGGTGCAGGGCGTGGGCGTGGCGTCCTTCGACGAGGACTCCGCCGAGGTCCTCGTCGGCGGGTGGGGCACACAGGCCTACCCGAACCCGGAGAAGGAGTCGGAGGAGATCAAGGGCGACCGGTTGCCCTTCCGCTTCGAGGTCTCACTGGTCAGGGTCGACGGTGAGTGGCTGGTGGACAACCTGGACTCCTTCGACGACCAGGACGAGGGACTCGCCGACCCCACCGAGGCGCCGGAGCCCTCCGCCCCCGGGTCATCCGAGCCCTCGCCGAGCGTGCCGGTGCCGAGCGAGAGCCAGGGGGACGGCCAGTGAGCCCGAACCTCTACGACCTGCTCGACGTCGACCCCACCGCCTCCACCGAGGAGATCCGGGAGGCCTGGGCCGAGGCGATCGCCGACCTGGGACCGACCGACCGGCGCTTCCGTGCCTACACCGACGCCGCCAGTGTGCTGATGGACCCCGACCGCCGGGCGGCGTACGACGCCGAGCTGGCCGCGCAGGAGCCTGCGGCAGCGGAGCCGACGGCCGAGGAGGCCACCGACGGGCACGCGGGAGCCGGGGAGACCGCCCCGGAGGAGCGGGCCGCGAGCGGGAAGGACGAGACCGCCGGACCCGACGAGGACGACGACGAGGACGAGGGCGAGGCGACGGCCGCCGACGAGCGCGAGGACGAGGCGTCCGTCGGGCCGGCGGACCTTGCCGGCGCAGCGCCCGCGGCGACCCGTCCGGCGTCGACCGGGACCGCGATGCTCGCCTCACGCCCCCCGCAGTGGGTCGTCGCGACGGTCGCGGCGGTGGCGGTGGTCGTGATCGCCACGACGGCCTGGGTGCTCACCTGGCCCGGCACCTTCGGCACCGCTCCCGACGCCCGGTCAGCACAGCAGGAGCGCGCCGCGGAGAGCATCGCCGCTGCCGAGCGCATCGCTCCGCAGGTGCTGAGCTATGACCACCGCGACATGGGCGACGACCGGCTCGCCGAGCTCCAGGAGCTGATGACGCCCTCCTACGCCGAGGAGTGGGTGGGCGTCCAGGAGGGGCTGCGGGAGCAGGCCCAGCAGCAGGAGGCCGTCGTGACCGCGGCGGTGCGGGGCAGCGCGATCTCCGGCCTCAGCGACGACGGCGGCCAGTCCGAGGTGCTCGTCTTCGTGGACCAGCTGGTCCAGAAGAGCGGCGAGGACGACAGCGAGCTGACCATGTGGGCGACCCTCCGGCTCATCCGCGACGGGGAGACCTGGCAGCTGGAGAAGATCTGCACCACCGACCCGGAGTGCGGCTGAACCCGCGCCCGAACCGGGGCCCAGGCCCGTGTGGGTGCTTGACCTGAGTGCCCCCGCCGGGGATGATCCTCTGCGAATGGGAACGTCGCCCCCGGGCGGTGACGCCCGATGTTGTCCGGCGCCCTCCGGTCGTGTAACGTGGCGCCTTGCGCCTGCCCTCAAATGCACATTGGCCTGTCCGGTGGCCGATGAATGTGGTTGGCCGGCGCCTCCGTACAGCGATTCGCTCGAAGGACAACACTCTTGGCCGCGCGTACCACTCCCGGTAAGACCCGCATTTCTTTCGCGAAGATCAACGAACCGCTCGAGCTCCCGCAGCTCCTCTCCCTCCAGACCGACAGTTTCGACTGGCTGATCGGCAACGAGGACCACCTGGGTCGCGTCGAGGAGCGACGCTCCCGTGGTGAGGACGTCTCGGACAAGTCCGGCCTCGCCGAGATCTTCGAGGAGATCTCGCCGATCGAGGACTTCAACGAGACCATGTCGCTCTCGTTCGACAGCCCGGTCTTCTACGACCCGAACTACTCGGTCGAGGAGTGCAAGGAGAAGGACCTCACCTACTCCGCGCCGCTCTACGTCTCCGCCGAGTTCATGAACAACGAGACCGGCGAGATCAAGGGCCAGACGGTCTTCATGGGCGAGTTCCCGCTCATGACCCCCAAGGGCACCTTCGTCATCAACGGCACCGAGCGTGTCGTCGTCTCCCAGCTGGTCCGGTCCCCGGGCGTGTACTTCGAGCGCACCCCGGACAAGACCTCCGACAAGGACATCTACACCTCCAAGCTCATCCCGAGCCGCGGCGCCTGGCTCGAGTTCGAGATCGACAAGCGCGACCTGGTCGGCGTCCGCCTCGACCGCAAGCGCAAGCAGAACGTCATCGTGCTGCTCAAGGCCCTGCAGGCCGTCGCCGAGGACATCGGCGAGGAGTACGACTTCGACGCGGTCATGGCCGAGATGCGCCAGTACGAGTCGATCCAGTACACCGAGGAGAAGGACGCCACCACCAGCGCCGACGAGGCGCTGCTGGACATCTACCGCAAGCTGCGTCCCGGTGAGCCGCCGACGCGCGAGGCCGCGCTGACGCTGTTGAAGAACTACTACTTCAACCCGAAGCGCTACGACCTGGCCAAGGTCGGTCGCTACAAGGTCAACAAGAAGATCGGCGCCGGCCAGGCCTACGACCAGCAGACGCTGACCATCGCCGACGTGGTCGCCACGATCCGCTACCTCGTCGCGCTGCACGACGGCCGCGAGGACCTCACCGACGCCGAGGGCGAGGAGATCTACCTCGACCTCGACGACATCGACCACTTCGGCAACCGCCGCATGCGGACCGTCGGCGAGCTCATCCAGAACCAGCTGCGCACCGGACTCGCGCGGATGGAGCGCGTGGTGCGCGAGCGGATGACCACCCAGGACGTCGAGGCCATCACGCCGCAGTCGCTGATCAACATCCGTCCGGTCGTCGCGGCGCTGAAGGAGTTCTTCGGCACCTCGCAGCTCTCGCAGTTCATGGACCAGACGAACCCGATCGCGGGCCTGACGCACAAGCGCCGGCTCTCCGCGCTCGGCCCCGGCGGTCTGTCCCGTGACCGCGCGGGCATGGAGGTCCGTGACGTCCACCCGTCGCACTACGGCCGGATGTGCCCGATCGAGACCCCGGAGGGCCCGAACATCGGTCTGATCGGGTCGCTGGCCTCCTACGGCCGGATCAACCCGTTCGGGTTCGTCGAGACGCCGTACCGCGTGGTGGAGAAGGGTCGCGTCACCGACGAGATCCACTACCTGACCGCCGACGACGAGGACCGCTACGTCATCGCGCAGGCCAACGCGCAGATCGACGAGC comes from Nocardioides panacisoli and encodes:
- a CDS encoding J domain-containing protein, which encodes MSPNLYDLLDVDPTASTEEIREAWAEAIADLGPTDRRFRAYTDAASVLMDPDRRAAYDAELAAQEPAAAEPTAEEATDGHAGAGETAPEERAASGKDETAGPDEDDDEDEGEATAADEREDEASVGPADLAGAAPAATRPASTGTAMLASRPPQWVVATVAAVAVVVIATTAWVLTWPGTFGTAPDARSAQQERAAESIAAAERIAPQVLSYDHRDMGDDRLAELQELMTPSYAEEWVGVQEGLREQAQQQEAVVTAAVRGSAISGLSDDGGQSEVLVFVDQLVQKSGEDDSELTMWATLRLIRDGETWQLEKICTTDPECG
- a CDS encoding MCE family protein: MRNRLRRIRVLVAVLFSTLLLTGCEFDVYSLPLPGGADVGEDPITVTVEFNDVLDLVPQSSVKYNEVDIGRVTDVELGGEDGRTARVTLLVRNDTGLPANARANIRQTSLLGEKFVSFADPTQESASGELADGDLVPLARTGRNPEVEEVLGALSLILNGGGVAQLRTIAKEVNLALEGREENVKSALRQVRDLMSQLDQRKGDIIDALESVNRLAKQVRAQQDSIDLALEELPSAVLSLDRQREDLVSMLQGLNRLGDVGVRVIRQTEDVTIESLEQLFPVLNQLSNSGDNLANSIEALVFPFIDAAVGRDPQVARNLHMGDYVNLDAELEIDLANPQLPTICLEPINDALPCDEVIGPIFNCIEEGLNDPSACTSLPQEILQGVAGDQLCQTLQLPVVCGGNTGGGGNGGGGNGGGGTGGGGTGGNGGGLLPNLGNGGTSPLDGLLRAPLQSGGGR
- a CDS encoding MlaD family protein — encoded protein: MITRRTKVQLLVFVIITVLGVTYVGAKYAQLDRLILDRSYDVVAKFEESGGIFVGGEVTYRGVRVGQVTDMQVTDEGVDVVLRIDNEWDAIPSDARALVGNRSAIGEQYVEIQPTVDDGPFLEDGSEILVTETPIRTEKLLADISQTVSDVDQEALRTTVSELGVAFDGTGEDLQQIIDTGNSFIEAADENFDVTTELIRNANTVLNGQVDSESSLRTFADQLSLFSTALADADPDLRRLIDTGSFSVNQLRAFLEANEVPLQELLQDLVTTGQVVVRHLPAIEQALIVFPYVVEGAWSVVAKDDDNLYDAHFGLILSDSHPCTEGYESTQKRTPFQGEDLALNTDARCTAPPSTNSRGAQNLPRVAPDLDGPDPESVIGSFDVDSGEFAWGEQQSTSLPRTGSVAPPDGLGKDAWKWLYLQPLLDSQE